In Gadus chalcogrammus isolate NIFS_2021 chromosome 1, NIFS_Gcha_1.0, whole genome shotgun sequence, one DNA window encodes the following:
- the LOC130388704 gene encoding uncharacterized protein LOC130388704 isoform X2 has product MENQMKGPGVPAISFGSETNLKLNIGESDEGPSLDNQRASSPTPSGISMKSDRSIDHPPELNKGKSVGGPSLDNQRASSPTLSVVSMKSDHSIDHPPDLRRGESAEGPSRDERPSNAFVKDEVLDFNNGESEESIQRKLKQAAKKKAKDKLTKNLKKRIIDEYGIRPRNEEIETDLFITGGQKDKKGGREIQTGAKDTRQTTYDEIFQSKGSIKKVLTKGLGGIGKTFQAQTLMLDWGRGRIYPEIDMLFKINLGKLQSTEIESLEELLDHLLGKDSEHRTSDYKDYKIAFVLDGLDKCQLPLDFDPKNDLTDTRKKDSVDRLLTNLIKGNLLPSACLWILTQHSAADKIPTEFIDRVTECQDSVKRRQKLTKSMKKRFTNDFQNNKDLILPNQSNTEHIEKESSDALGNVKAISVAVADIFKAKKDERIKTVLTIGDACIGKTIHAQKFTREWAGAVTSRTTRFFNFVWRMEQDTEMVFHLTSHQLSKFKEEKKSLIELLNDVFPETQQFVISDFEKYKLIIVLDGLDGLPLDFGDSVKTLSDVREAAPVSRLLSNLIRGNLLPSALLWILSRPLEAKQIPSEFIHRQTEIREKPDIASQRKLKAHLIKKFQRVSEGITQQGKSALLHEIYTELYIIKGESDDVIGQNESRRVQAASFESGRQETAIKHHDIFKSGQNGEIRRVLTNGIAGSGKTIALQKYMLDWAEGAVNQGIYFLFTFPFRELNLMNTEEHSFEGIIHSFFPEMKTSEITNYHNYKILIVLDGFDECRLDLNFSEIIDWSDMKKPAPLKVLLTNLIRGNLLPGAQLWITARPASSRNIPPECIDLVTEVRGFNDLQREQYFRKRYDPELAERIFSHIKTSRALYIMCYIPVFCWITSIVLEGLMHSEENVQHMPKTLTDMYICFLLLQCKLSIDKFQGGDEKREEVNGTGSYWTKINKETVLSLGKLAYEELKRGNLVFIEEDLKQREMDITACAVYSGLFTQNSIESYDLIKQKLYSFVHLSIQEFLAAVYAFVTFVNTEKNVLTEPAITVGGQSDFYICAVDKALENDNGDWDIFLRFLLGLSLETNQKPLRDLLVSQAGRNQPETNKDTIEYIKRKIDGDINAEKRINLFHCLNELNDHSLVKEIKDHLQKQSLTFEKFTRPQWSALMFVLLTSDADLDVFDLKKYVKSEEVLEGMLPLVKVAKTALLNRCDLTARSCEGLASSILKSSSSNLTVLDLSHNDIKDAGVEKLAESLRSKCCRLEVLKLSYCQVTKTGCLSLASALELNHSQLQELDLSYNYPEKSGEQRLSAIAADPKTSLKTLRIDHGGECRLKPAPKKYGIELTLDGNTAGERLVLSEDGRTARRKKAKDIERFSPDHKRPSMRPQVLCVEELPDLCYWEVEWSGHVGVAVVDSQIDRKERFGTNKMSWSLVGKVKGNKVKYESWTDSASGDPCKTTGPLGPRLGVFLDRDRGMLTFYDVSSEKQEHIHTFNIRFDGRKLLAGFWLGKGHVSLCEI; this is encoded by the exons ATGGAGAATCAGATGAAGGGCCCAGGTGTGCCG GCCATCAGCTTTGGGAGCGAGACAAATCTCA AACTCAACATTGGAGAATCAGATGAAGGGCCAAG CCTAGATAACCAGAGAGCATCCTCACCTACACCAAGCGGtatctccatgaagagtgaccgctccATTGATCATCCACCAGAACTCAACAAAGGAAAATCAGTGGGAGGGCCCAG CCTAGATAACCAGAGAGCATCCTCACCTACACTAAGCGtcgtctccatgaagagtgaccactccaTTGATCATCCACCAGACCTCAGGAGAGGAGAATCAGCGGAAGGGCCCAG CCGAGATGAGCGTCCCAGCAATGCCTTTGTGAAGGATGAAGTACTAGACTTTAACAATGGAGAATCTGAGGAAAG CATTCAACGAAAATTAAAGCAAGCTGCCAAGAAAAAAG CCAAGGACAAGCTCACAAAAAACCTTAAGAAGAGAATCATCGATGAGTACGGGATACGCCCGAGGAATGAGGAAATTGAAACTGACCTGTTCATCACAGGAGGGCAGAAAGACAaaaagggaggtagagagatccAAACTGGAGCCAAGGACACAAGACAAACTACATATGATGAAATATTTCAATCCAAAGGCTCTATAAAAAAAGTGCTAACAAAGGGGTTGGGTGGTATTGGTAAAACCTTTCAGGCACAGACACTCATGTTGGACTGGGGAAGGGGAAGGATTTACCCAGAAATTGATATGTTATTTAAAATCAATTTAGGGAAACTACAATCAACAGAAATTGAAAGTCTGGAGGAACTACTTGATCATTTATTGGGAAAAGACAGTGAACATAGAACATCAGATTATAAAGACTACAAAATAGCATTTGTGCTTGATGGTTTGGATAAGTGTCAACTTCCTCTTGACTTTGATCCCAAGAATGACTTGACTGACACCAGAAAGAAAGATTCTGTGGACAGGCtactgacaaacctcatcaagGGAAATTTACTGCCGTCTGCTTGCCTGTGGATTCTAACCCAACACTCAGCTGCTGATAAGATTCCCACTGAGTTCATTGACCGAGTGACTGAGTGTCAAG ACTCTGTGAAGCGACGACAGAAGCTTACCAAGAGCATGAAGAAACGGTTCACTAATGACTTTCAAAATAACAAAGATTTGATTCTTCCCAACCAAAGTAACACTGAACACATTGAAAAGGAGAGCAGTGATGCTTTGGGGAATGTCAAGGCAATATCTGTTGCTGTAGCTGATATTTTCAAAGcaaaaaaagatgaaagaaTCAAAACGGTTCTAACAATTGGAGATGCTTGCATTGGAAAAACCATTCATGCACAGAAATTCACAAGAGAGTGGGCAGGAGCTGTCACCTCACGCACCACCCGATTTTTTAATTTTGTATGGAGAATGGAACAGGACACAGAAATGGTATTCCATCTAACTTCTCACCAACTATCTAAAttcaaagaagaaaagaaaagcttgATAGAACTCCTCAACGACGTCTTCCCAGAAACTCAACAGTTTGTAATATCTGACTTTGAGAAGTATAAACTCATAATTGTCCTGGACGGTTTGGATGGGCTTCCACTGGACTTTGGCGACAGTGTTAAAACCCTGAGCGATGTGAGAGAGGCAGCCCCTGTTAGTAGGCTGCTTTCCAATCTCATCAGGGGGAATCTGCTTCCGTCTGCCCTTCTCTGGATACTCTCCAGGCCTCTGGAAGCCAAGCAAATCCCCTCTGAATTcatccacagacagacagaaatacgaG AAAAGCCGGATATTGCAAGCCAGAGGAAACTTAAAGCTCATTTGATCAAGAAGTTTCAACGAGTCTCCGAAGGGATCACCCAACAAGGAAAGTCAGCTCTTCTTCATGAGATCTACACAGAGCTATACATCATAAAGGGCGAGAGTGACGATGTCATTGGTCAGAACGAAAGCAGGCGGGTTCAAGCAGCATCATTTGAAAGTGGTAGACAGGAAACGGCAATCAAACATCATGACATCTTCAAATCAGGACAAAATGGAGAAATAAGAAGAGTTCTGACAAATGGAATTGCAGGGAGTGGAAAGACAATTGCTTTACAGAAGTACATGTTGGACTGGGCGGAAGGCGCAGTCAATCAGGGCATATATTTTCTCTTTACATTTCCCTTCCGGGAGCTGAATTTGATGAATACTGAAGAGCACAGCTTTGAAGGAATTATACATAGCTTCTTTCCAGAAATGAAGACATCAGAAATCACAAATTATCACAATTACAAAATCCTTATTGTTCTGGATGGCTTTGATGAGTGTCGGCTGGATCTTAATTTCAGTGAAATTATAGACTGGTCGGACATGAAAAAGCCAGCTCCTTTGAAAGTCCTGCTGACGAATCTCATCAGGGGAAACCTGCTTCCCGGAGCACAGCTCTGGATCACTGCACGGCCCGCATCCTCCAGAAACATTCCTCCGGAGTGCATCGACCTGGTTACCGAAGTCCGTGGATTCAATGACCTCCAAAGGGAGCAATACTTCAGAAAAAGATACGATCCAGAGCTGGCCGAGAGAATCTTCTCCCACATCAAAACCTCAAGGGCACTTTACATCATGTGCTACAttccagtcttctgttggattaCCTCCATTGTGCTGGAAGGCTTGATGCATAGCGAGGAGAACGTGCAGCACATGCCCAAGACTTTGACTGACATGTACATATGCTTCCTCTTGTTACAGTGCAAACTGAGCATTGACAAATTCCAGGGTGGTGATGAGAAAAGGGAGGAAGTCAATGGTACAGGGTCATACTGGACCAAGATAAACAAAGAAACTGTGTTGTCCCTGGGGAAGCTGGCATATGAGGAGCTGAAGAGGGGTAACTTGGTCTTCATAGAAGAGGACCTAAAGCAACGGGAAATGGACATCACAGCATGTGCAGTCTACTCTGGCCTGTTTACACAGAACTCAATAGAGAGTTATGATCTGATAAAGCAAAAACTGTAcagctttgtccatctgagtaTTCAGGAGTTCCTTGCTGCGGTTTATGCCTTTGTCACATTCGTCAACACAGAGAAAAATGTGCTCACTGAGCCTGCTATTACAGTCGGAGGCCAATCCGACTTCTACATATGTGCTGTGGACAAAGCTTTGGAAAATGACAATGGAGATTGGGACATATTCCTTCGCTTCCTCCTTGGTCTTTCCCTGGAGACAAACCAGAAGCCTCTGCGTGATCTGTTGGTGAGCCAGGCAGGAAGAAACCAGCCTGAGACCAACAAGGACACAATTGAGTACATCAAGAGAAAGATTGATGGAGACATCAATGCAGAAAAgcgcatcaatctgttccactgctTGAACGAGCTCAATGACCATTCTCTAGTGAAGGAAATAAAGGACCACCTTCAGAAACAAAGCCTTACGTTTGAAAAATTCACACGACCACAGTGGTCCGCCCTGATGTTTGTCCTATTGACATCAGATGCGGATCTGGATGTGTTTGATCTGAAAAAATACGTCAAATCAGAGGAGGTTCTTGAAGGAATGCTCCCCCTAGTGAAAGTCGCCAAAACAGCTTT GCTGAACAGGTGTGACCTCACTGCCAGGTCCTGCGAAGGCTTGGCATCCTCTATCCTGAAGTCCAGCTCTTCTAACCTAACAGTGCTGGACCTCAGCCACAATGATATCAAAGATGCAGGAGTGGAAAAGCTTGCTGAAAGCCTGAGGAGCAAATGCTGCAGGCTTGAGGTTCTCAA GTTGTCATACTGCCAAGTGACAAAAACTGGCTGTCTGTCACTGGCATCAGCGCTTGAGCTCAATCATTCACAACTGcaggagctggacctgagctacaactACCCAGAAAAGTCTGGAGAACAGAGGCTTTCTGCCATCGCTGCTGATCCAAAAACAAGTCTGAAGACACTCAG aATTGACCACGGGGGAGAATGCAGACTAAAGCCAGCTccaaagaagt ATGGCATTGAGCTCACGCTTGATGGGAACACGGCCGGCGAGAGACTGGTCCTCAGTGAGGACGGTAGAACAGCAAGGCGAAAGAAGGCCAAGGACATAGAGCGTTTCTCCCCGGACCACAAGCGCCCGTCCATGAGGCCCCAGGTGCTCTGTGTGGAGGAACTGCCTGACCTCTGCTACTGGGAGGTCGAGTGGAGCGGGCACGTGGGTGTGGCTGTGGTTGATAGTCAAATCGATAGGAAGGAGCGGTTTGGTACCAATAAGATGTCTTGGAGTCTGGTCGGCAAAGTAAAAGGAAATAAAGTGAAGTACGAGTCTTGGACAGACTCAGCGAGCGGGGACCCCTGTAAAACAACAGGCCCCTTGGGTCCTAGACTCGGAGTGTTTCTGGACAGGGATAGGGGCATGCTGACGTTCTATGATGTTTCATCTGAAAAGCAGGAGCATATTCACACTTTCAATATTCGGTTTGACGGGCGTAAGCTCTTAGCTGGGTTCTGGTTGGGTAAAGGCCATGTGTCACTCTGTGAGATATAA
- the LOC130388704 gene encoding uncharacterized protein LOC130388704 isoform X1, whose protein sequence is MCLNNQEGDNEHLVNCMLCPVPSVGIMKQAIPKCLCGMYMIFLHVSSSIFMTLAELNIGESDEGPSLDNQRASSPTPSGISMKSDRSIDHPPELNKGKSVGGPSLDNQRASSPTLSVVSMKSDHSIDHPPDLRRGESAEGPSRDERPSNAFVKDEVLDFNNGESEESIQRKLKQAAKKKAKDKLTKNLKKRIIDEYGIRPRNEEIETDLFITGGQKDKKGGREIQTGAKDTRQTTYDEIFQSKGSIKKVLTKGLGGIGKTFQAQTLMLDWGRGRIYPEIDMLFKINLGKLQSTEIESLEELLDHLLGKDSEHRTSDYKDYKIAFVLDGLDKCQLPLDFDPKNDLTDTRKKDSVDRLLTNLIKGNLLPSACLWILTQHSAADKIPTEFIDRVTECQDSVKRRQKLTKSMKKRFTNDFQNNKDLILPNQSNTEHIEKESSDALGNVKAISVAVADIFKAKKDERIKTVLTIGDACIGKTIHAQKFTREWAGAVTSRTTRFFNFVWRMEQDTEMVFHLTSHQLSKFKEEKKSLIELLNDVFPETQQFVISDFEKYKLIIVLDGLDGLPLDFGDSVKTLSDVREAAPVSRLLSNLIRGNLLPSALLWILSRPLEAKQIPSEFIHRQTEIREKPDIASQRKLKAHLIKKFQRVSEGITQQGKSALLHEIYTELYIIKGESDDVIGQNESRRVQAASFESGRQETAIKHHDIFKSGQNGEIRRVLTNGIAGSGKTIALQKYMLDWAEGAVNQGIYFLFTFPFRELNLMNTEEHSFEGIIHSFFPEMKTSEITNYHNYKILIVLDGFDECRLDLNFSEIIDWSDMKKPAPLKVLLTNLIRGNLLPGAQLWITARPASSRNIPPECIDLVTEVRGFNDLQREQYFRKRYDPELAERIFSHIKTSRALYIMCYIPVFCWITSIVLEGLMHSEENVQHMPKTLTDMYICFLLLQCKLSIDKFQGGDEKREEVNGTGSYWTKINKETVLSLGKLAYEELKRGNLVFIEEDLKQREMDITACAVYSGLFTQNSIESYDLIKQKLYSFVHLSIQEFLAAVYAFVTFVNTEKNVLTEPAITVGGQSDFYICAVDKALENDNGDWDIFLRFLLGLSLETNQKPLRDLLVSQAGRNQPETNKDTIEYIKRKIDGDINAEKRINLFHCLNELNDHSLVKEIKDHLQKQSLTFEKFTRPQWSALMFVLLTSDADLDVFDLKKYVKSEEVLEGMLPLVKVAKTALLNRCDLTARSCEGLASSILKSSSSNLTVLDLSHNDIKDAGVEKLAESLRSKCCRLEVLKLSYCQVTKTGCLSLASALELNHSQLQELDLSYNYPEKSGEQRLSAIAADPKTSLKTLRIDHGGECRLKPAPKKYGIELTLDGNTAGERLVLSEDGRTARRKKAKDIERFSPDHKRPSMRPQVLCVEELPDLCYWEVEWSGHVGVAVVDSQIDRKERFGTNKMSWSLVGKVKGNKVKYESWTDSASGDPCKTTGPLGPRLGVFLDRDRGMLTFYDVSSEKQEHIHTFNIRFDGRKLLAGFWLGKGHVSLCEI, encoded by the exons ATGTGTCTGAACAACCAGGAAGGCGACAATGAACATTTAGTAAATTGTATGTTGTGTCCTGTCCCCTCTGTTGGAATCATGAAGCAAGCAATTCCAAAATGTCTCTGTGGGATGTATATGATTTTTCTTCATGTATCTTCATCTATCTTCATGACTCTGGCAGAACTCAACATTGGAGAATCAGATGAAGGGCCAAG CCTAGATAACCAGAGAGCATCCTCACCTACACCAAGCGGtatctccatgaagagtgaccgctccATTGATCATCCACCAGAACTCAACAAAGGAAAATCAGTGGGAGGGCCCAG CCTAGATAACCAGAGAGCATCCTCACCTACACTAAGCGtcgtctccatgaagagtgaccactccaTTGATCATCCACCAGACCTCAGGAGAGGAGAATCAGCGGAAGGGCCCAG CCGAGATGAGCGTCCCAGCAATGCCTTTGTGAAGGATGAAGTACTAGACTTTAACAATGGAGAATCTGAGGAAAG CATTCAACGAAAATTAAAGCAAGCTGCCAAGAAAAAAG CCAAGGACAAGCTCACAAAAAACCTTAAGAAGAGAATCATCGATGAGTACGGGATACGCCCGAGGAATGAGGAAATTGAAACTGACCTGTTCATCACAGGAGGGCAGAAAGACAaaaagggaggtagagagatccAAACTGGAGCCAAGGACACAAGACAAACTACATATGATGAAATATTTCAATCCAAAGGCTCTATAAAAAAAGTGCTAACAAAGGGGTTGGGTGGTATTGGTAAAACCTTTCAGGCACAGACACTCATGTTGGACTGGGGAAGGGGAAGGATTTACCCAGAAATTGATATGTTATTTAAAATCAATTTAGGGAAACTACAATCAACAGAAATTGAAAGTCTGGAGGAACTACTTGATCATTTATTGGGAAAAGACAGTGAACATAGAACATCAGATTATAAAGACTACAAAATAGCATTTGTGCTTGATGGTTTGGATAAGTGTCAACTTCCTCTTGACTTTGATCCCAAGAATGACTTGACTGACACCAGAAAGAAAGATTCTGTGGACAGGCtactgacaaacctcatcaagGGAAATTTACTGCCGTCTGCTTGCCTGTGGATTCTAACCCAACACTCAGCTGCTGATAAGATTCCCACTGAGTTCATTGACCGAGTGACTGAGTGTCAAG ACTCTGTGAAGCGACGACAGAAGCTTACCAAGAGCATGAAGAAACGGTTCACTAATGACTTTCAAAATAACAAAGATTTGATTCTTCCCAACCAAAGTAACACTGAACACATTGAAAAGGAGAGCAGTGATGCTTTGGGGAATGTCAAGGCAATATCTGTTGCTGTAGCTGATATTTTCAAAGcaaaaaaagatgaaagaaTCAAAACGGTTCTAACAATTGGAGATGCTTGCATTGGAAAAACCATTCATGCACAGAAATTCACAAGAGAGTGGGCAGGAGCTGTCACCTCACGCACCACCCGATTTTTTAATTTTGTATGGAGAATGGAACAGGACACAGAAATGGTATTCCATCTAACTTCTCACCAACTATCTAAAttcaaagaagaaaagaaaagcttgATAGAACTCCTCAACGACGTCTTCCCAGAAACTCAACAGTTTGTAATATCTGACTTTGAGAAGTATAAACTCATAATTGTCCTGGACGGTTTGGATGGGCTTCCACTGGACTTTGGCGACAGTGTTAAAACCCTGAGCGATGTGAGAGAGGCAGCCCCTGTTAGTAGGCTGCTTTCCAATCTCATCAGGGGGAATCTGCTTCCGTCTGCCCTTCTCTGGATACTCTCCAGGCCTCTGGAAGCCAAGCAAATCCCCTCTGAATTcatccacagacagacagaaatacgaG AAAAGCCGGATATTGCAAGCCAGAGGAAACTTAAAGCTCATTTGATCAAGAAGTTTCAACGAGTCTCCGAAGGGATCACCCAACAAGGAAAGTCAGCTCTTCTTCATGAGATCTACACAGAGCTATACATCATAAAGGGCGAGAGTGACGATGTCATTGGTCAGAACGAAAGCAGGCGGGTTCAAGCAGCATCATTTGAAAGTGGTAGACAGGAAACGGCAATCAAACATCATGACATCTTCAAATCAGGACAAAATGGAGAAATAAGAAGAGTTCTGACAAATGGAATTGCAGGGAGTGGAAAGACAATTGCTTTACAGAAGTACATGTTGGACTGGGCGGAAGGCGCAGTCAATCAGGGCATATATTTTCTCTTTACATTTCCCTTCCGGGAGCTGAATTTGATGAATACTGAAGAGCACAGCTTTGAAGGAATTATACATAGCTTCTTTCCAGAAATGAAGACATCAGAAATCACAAATTATCACAATTACAAAATCCTTATTGTTCTGGATGGCTTTGATGAGTGTCGGCTGGATCTTAATTTCAGTGAAATTATAGACTGGTCGGACATGAAAAAGCCAGCTCCTTTGAAAGTCCTGCTGACGAATCTCATCAGGGGAAACCTGCTTCCCGGAGCACAGCTCTGGATCACTGCACGGCCCGCATCCTCCAGAAACATTCCTCCGGAGTGCATCGACCTGGTTACCGAAGTCCGTGGATTCAATGACCTCCAAAGGGAGCAATACTTCAGAAAAAGATACGATCCAGAGCTGGCCGAGAGAATCTTCTCCCACATCAAAACCTCAAGGGCACTTTACATCATGTGCTACAttccagtcttctgttggattaCCTCCATTGTGCTGGAAGGCTTGATGCATAGCGAGGAGAACGTGCAGCACATGCCCAAGACTTTGACTGACATGTACATATGCTTCCTCTTGTTACAGTGCAAACTGAGCATTGACAAATTCCAGGGTGGTGATGAGAAAAGGGAGGAAGTCAATGGTACAGGGTCATACTGGACCAAGATAAACAAAGAAACTGTGTTGTCCCTGGGGAAGCTGGCATATGAGGAGCTGAAGAGGGGTAACTTGGTCTTCATAGAAGAGGACCTAAAGCAACGGGAAATGGACATCACAGCATGTGCAGTCTACTCTGGCCTGTTTACACAGAACTCAATAGAGAGTTATGATCTGATAAAGCAAAAACTGTAcagctttgtccatctgagtaTTCAGGAGTTCCTTGCTGCGGTTTATGCCTTTGTCACATTCGTCAACACAGAGAAAAATGTGCTCACTGAGCCTGCTATTACAGTCGGAGGCCAATCCGACTTCTACATATGTGCTGTGGACAAAGCTTTGGAAAATGACAATGGAGATTGGGACATATTCCTTCGCTTCCTCCTTGGTCTTTCCCTGGAGACAAACCAGAAGCCTCTGCGTGATCTGTTGGTGAGCCAGGCAGGAAGAAACCAGCCTGAGACCAACAAGGACACAATTGAGTACATCAAGAGAAAGATTGATGGAGACATCAATGCAGAAAAgcgcatcaatctgttccactgctTGAACGAGCTCAATGACCATTCTCTAGTGAAGGAAATAAAGGACCACCTTCAGAAACAAAGCCTTACGTTTGAAAAATTCACACGACCACAGTGGTCCGCCCTGATGTTTGTCCTATTGACATCAGATGCGGATCTGGATGTGTTTGATCTGAAAAAATACGTCAAATCAGAGGAGGTTCTTGAAGGAATGCTCCCCCTAGTGAAAGTCGCCAAAACAGCTTT GCTGAACAGGTGTGACCTCACTGCCAGGTCCTGCGAAGGCTTGGCATCCTCTATCCTGAAGTCCAGCTCTTCTAACCTAACAGTGCTGGACCTCAGCCACAATGATATCAAAGATGCAGGAGTGGAAAAGCTTGCTGAAAGCCTGAGGAGCAAATGCTGCAGGCTTGAGGTTCTCAA GTTGTCATACTGCCAAGTGACAAAAACTGGCTGTCTGTCACTGGCATCAGCGCTTGAGCTCAATCATTCACAACTGcaggagctggacctgagctacaactACCCAGAAAAGTCTGGAGAACAGAGGCTTTCTGCCATCGCTGCTGATCCAAAAACAAGTCTGAAGACACTCAG aATTGACCACGGGGGAGAATGCAGACTAAAGCCAGCTccaaagaagt ATGGCATTGAGCTCACGCTTGATGGGAACACGGCCGGCGAGAGACTGGTCCTCAGTGAGGACGGTAGAACAGCAAGGCGAAAGAAGGCCAAGGACATAGAGCGTTTCTCCCCGGACCACAAGCGCCCGTCCATGAGGCCCCAGGTGCTCTGTGTGGAGGAACTGCCTGACCTCTGCTACTGGGAGGTCGAGTGGAGCGGGCACGTGGGTGTGGCTGTGGTTGATAGTCAAATCGATAGGAAGGAGCGGTTTGGTACCAATAAGATGTCTTGGAGTCTGGTCGGCAAAGTAAAAGGAAATAAAGTGAAGTACGAGTCTTGGACAGACTCAGCGAGCGGGGACCCCTGTAAAACAACAGGCCCCTTGGGTCCTAGACTCGGAGTGTTTCTGGACAGGGATAGGGGCATGCTGACGTTCTATGATGTTTCATCTGAAAAGCAGGAGCATATTCACACTTTCAATATTCGGTTTGACGGGCGTAAGCTCTTAGCTGGGTTCTGGTTGGGTAAAGGCCATGTGTCACTCTGTGAGATATAA